Genomic segment of Panicum virgatum strain AP13 chromosome 2K, P.virgatum_v5, whole genome shotgun sequence:
TAATAAATGAGTTGCTTCCATCCACGGAATTCTGGGATGCAGAAAAGACTATTAATGAGATAAAGAAGTACTACAGCTCAGCAGATAAACAAAACAATGTCGACAATGTACCAGACAGTCTCGACTGTCTGCCTAACTTATTGAGTGAATTAATTGGAGCAGGTGATAAAACATATGCGCTTTCTGCTCTAGGAGGTTCCTTATTTTATTTAAGACAGACCCTTCTGGATGAGAAAATAGTTCCATATGCTGAGTTTGAGCCCCTTGCATGCTCGGGGATCATCAACAATATCCGAAAGCATATGATACTTGATTCAGCAGCGCTCGAAAATCTAGAACTTTTAGAAAATATCAGAACTGGTGGCTTGTCAGGGTAATGCCTGCTTCAAACCTTTTGTTTTCTATAATAACCAAATTCTGGTGTGTTAAGTACTAATATGTATCCTTCAGGACCCTGTATGCACAATTGAACCATTGTGTCACTGGTTTTGGAAAGAGGCTGCTTAAACATTGGATTGCAAGGCCATTGTATGATCGCAGAGCAATACTACGACGTCAAAGCGCTATTGCTACTTTCAAGGTTTCTGTTTTATAAAACTATATTCCTAAAATTATGGGTGCCATCTTGCTTAGTAGGTTAGTATTCATTAATCCAAAAAATTAGGATAAAAAGTGCATCATAAACACCGAATtatctttgttttctttttgctgTTCACAATGGGAAAATTAAGTCATGTGAACTTCAGGAAGCATCTCTACGCAGTTActattatttctttttctttgtacATAAATGATTCTGCTTTAGAATGAGCACTATTACTTCTTTGGAAGTTAATAAATGCACTTCATTATTCTCAGTATAATCATAACTGCTAATCGGCTTCTATATTTTCTGCAAATTTTTTCTGATAATTTCTGAGAATTATTAGAAAATGACATTATTTCATATATTTCAGTTTGCCATTTTTATTTCGAACTTGTCTGTTGCAGTTTAAATCTAGCTAAAAACAGGGTATGAAATGCTTATTTTCCATCTGCATAGATTTGCTTATCAGTTCACTTTGTTTCATCACTTAAAGAACTACCTGGGACTACACTACATGATTAACCTTAGTCATTGATGGGAGAGGGCTGAGGAGATTCCTCAATGGATTCTGTAGTTGTACTGTTTTACATGTATTTATAGTGAGAACTTGTGCAGATTCCTATATATTGAACTGTGCCATAGATTATGAATGGTCAAAGGAAAACTCCAGAGATTTCAAACTGATGTTTAACATTTAGGAGTAGTGTGTTATGCTGATTGTACATCTGTTTGTACTGTACCACAACATATAGCTTTATTTTCATGTTTCCTATGATTTTGCATCATCGCTTGAATTTTCTTCTTTTCAGGGAGTTGATCATGATTATGCTGCCCAGTTTCGTAAGGATTTGTGTAGGCTCCCTGACATGGAACGCTTGCTTGCACGTCTTTTCTCTAGCTGGTAATTTAGTATATTATATATGGTATATAAATAGATATACGATGCAACAGACTGGATTGCCGTGCTTTTTGGTTGCTTCCAAACATTTCTTTGTGTTTACCTTCAGAATACTCTGTTACTTTTCTACTTTGGGATCTTTCAagtctttttctctttctaacCTGAATGGCTCATGCTACACTTTCTCTGCAGTGATGGAAACAAGAGAAGCTCATCAATCGTTCTCTATGAAGATGCATCAAAGAGACTGCTTCAACAGTTTACTGCTGCTCTTCGTGGTTGCCAGCAGATGTTCCATGCATGTTCTTCGATTAGTACATTGATATGCACAGAAGATTCTGTGGATTCTCAACTAAATGATTTGCTCTCACCAGGTAGAATAACAGCTTTCTTCAATACTCTACAACAAATGACCATTTCTAAATGCATTTTCTCATTACTTTTCTTGATACACCCATATGTTCCTCTTGTCTTCTTTTTATTTTCCTATTTTGGTTCCATTATTTTACTATAATTGCATTTGAAGCTTTAGGTAACCCTTGCAAGTGACAATGTTTTACAGGCAAAGGGCTACCGAATGTATCCTATATTTTAGACCGATTCAGAGATGCATTTGATTGGTCAGAAGCAGATTGCAAAGGTCGGATCATTCCTCTTCAAGGTTGTGATCCTGAATATGATGCCACTTGCAGTGCAATACAGGAGATTGGATCCAGTCTAAAAGAATATCTGAAGGAGCAACGGAAACTTTTGAGATGTGCATCGGTAGTGCTGCACCTTGCTTCTTTTTCAAGCTTTGCATCATTTAATAGTATCTTTGCCAATTGCTAATAATTAATAAACAACGGCTTCAGATTTCTTATGTTGATGTTGGAAAAGATATGTACCTAATTGAAGTGCCTGAGAGCTTGGGAGGTTCTGTTCCAGGGAATTATCAGTTGCAGTCTACAAAAAAGGTAATAATGCTTTTTCCTTTCTTGTATTTAAATGTAACTAAGTGCATAAGTATATATATGAGTTCCTACTGTTGCATATGTTTGGTTTATGTAATATATATCTAGTCCTTGTTTTACAAATATGTGTACCTCGCACTAATACTGCAGTCAATTGGACATTTGTCAGTCTTTAGTTCAAGGTGTTAATGATGCTTTCTGATAAACTTAAAGGGTAAACACGAAATGCTTAGTTGCAACTTTGTTGTGCCAATGTGCGTAAACTAGGGTAAACATCATGGTCATGCCTCAAAGTTTTTGCAACTTTGTTGTGCCATTATGCGTAAACTAGGGTAAACATCATGGTCATGCCTCAAAGTTTAGTCCTCAAGTCCTGAATCAATTTTCAGCTTTAGTTGGACTTTGAACAATTTGCTTGGGGTTGGTTCTGATATTTATGTTTCTTCTGGCAACTGATCTGGGAAATCCCTTTAGTAATGCTGACTAAAGACGAGCCTTAAAACAAGCTCATTTTAGTTGACTCAGATTCTCAGGTGTTGTTTGGTTTGAGGAGCTTTTTTCTAGTCtctgtcacatcaaaaggaatcttaccaTTTAGAagcatcaaataaaatttgtttgtaaaaattttttgacagatgggtgctaatttgcgagacgaatctaatgagcctaattaatccatgatttgctacagcgatgctacagtaaccatccgctaattatgaattcatatacctcattagatttgtctcccAGTTTAGCCTCAAGGTTTtgcagttagttttgtaatcagacttcatttaatactagtAAATATCAAGATTCTTTATGATGTGACAtagtctaaagtttagcccctgaaacAAAACAACCCCAGTATTGACTGATTATCATCTATTGCTGATTCCTTTGTTCCCTCTCTTTCATTAAGTTACTTCGCATTTCTTTCACTTTTCCTGAACATATATGGCAGATTTATTGGCAAGCTTATAGATGTTTCACTTAAACTTAGATCTATGTTAATCATTGAAGTCCTAAGACGTTTAAATGTTCCATCCAGGGTTTCTATAGGTACTGGACGCCAGAACTGAAAGAACTAATATCAGAACTTTCAAAAGCTGAGGCAGAGAAAGAATCAAAATTGAAAGGCATTCTTCAGAATCTGATTCAGCTATTTGTGGAGCATCACAGCGAGTGGAGGCAACTGGTTTCTGTTGTTGCTGGTAACTCTTCATGTGacattattttcttttcttgcaCTACAGTCTATACCAGTTTTAGTTTACCTAAGGTTACCAATATTCTTATTGTTCTATGATATTCCCTCCTAATTGCTCTCTATCATTTACTGTGCTCTGGGTCGCTATGATTTTTTTTCGCAAACGCACAGGAGAGCTGTTTATCATTTCATCAAAGAAGTTAtgatattattaaaaaaatactgAGAATGTTTGGTactgtatttttttttactgaATATCTAGCTGCAAGGTTGCTAGACCATTTAAGTTTAGAGGGATTTATTGAAAACAGGTTACTACTTTTGCATAGACCAACTGATTACTTGCCAGGTGTATCTTGTTTTTGGTTCTTTGGAAAAGCATGCGTTTGCGTGATCTACTACATGGAATCTTTGATTGATGAGTAAACAAGTAACAGTAATGTTGTTTAATGACTATTACACAGTTTGTCAGGTGATGCATGCTTAGTAAAGAATTGTTATCATGCTAGGTTACTTCTAACAAAGATGCATAGATACGTATGACAGACTCATTGTTGGTAGATTTTCTACTCTAATGCTGCGTTTGATTTTATCATGCAGAGCTTGATGTTTTAATAAGTCTTGCTATTGCAAGTAATTATTTTGAGGGACCAAGTTGCTGTCCAACTATCAAAGAATCAAATGGCTCAGATGATACTCCTACTTTCCATGCCAGAAATCTTGGACATCCCATTCTAAGAAGTGATTCCTTGGGCAAAGGTTCTTTTGTACCGAATCATGTTAAGATAGGTGGGCCGGGGAATTGCAGCTTTATCGTTCTTACTGGTCCAAATATGGGTGGTAAATCAACTCTTTTGCGCCAAGTTTGTCTTACCATTATATTGGCTCAGGTAATCCACCATCTTTATCTCTCATTCTGTAAGGTGTCATCATTGCTTGTTCAGGAGGACTGACTTGTTGTTTGCCAGATTGGAGCAGATGTTCCTGCAGAAAACCTTGAACTTTCTCTTGTTGACCGAATCTTTGTTCGAATGGGAGCAAGGGATCATATTATGGCCGGCCAAAGTACATTCTTGTTAGAGCTCATGGAAACTGCCTCGGTGCTTGTAAGTTCTTCCTTCGAGATATGAtgatgtgtattatttttaaaattgtGTGTTttctcatcattttttttaaaattttgcttCAGTCATCAGCTACCAAGAACTCTTTTGTGGCTTTAGATGAGCTTGGGCGGGGTACATCAACTTCTGATGGACAAGCTATTGCGTAAGTTGAATTACAGATTATAACATTGATTTGTTTGTTGCTCCTTATATCTGTTTATTCTCTTGTAATCTCAGTTATCTGTAATGCTCACTGACTTGCTCTTACTAAAACAGGGCCTCTGTTCTGGAATATCTAGTCCATCAGGTGCAGTGTCTAGGCTTGTTTTCTACACATTACCATAGGTTAGCAGTGGAACACAAGGATACCAAGGTAACAATACataccttttctttttgttctttttggatCTAATCTTATCCAATGTTGTAACAAGTAACATGCATATATGAATATTGCACAACACAGGTATCGCTGTGTCATATGGCATGCGAGGTATGCAAGGGAGAAGGAGGTCTGGAAGAAGTGACTTTCCTTTATAGATTAACAGCTGGTGCATGCCCCAAAAGCTACGGTGTAAATGTTGCTCGATTGGCAGGttattttcaagctaatatgttCATTCTCAACACGTATTTTGCTCAAAATTCAAATGCTCCTTTTCCCAAGGCCTTACTATGTTAGCATATACTACCATGCTCATGTTATCTTCACCCGTTATACTCAGGAATACCTGTTTCGGTGCTTCTAAGGGCAAACGAGAAGTCAAGTGAATTTGAGGCCAATTACGGGACGCGATGCTGTGTGACCAAAGATAAGAATGCCAGTTCGCAGCACGAAGATAAGTTTTCTGCCATCAGGGATGTGTTACGCATTGTGAAGGTATGGCCTCATCCTGATGATCAGGCAGCTAGTATAAGCATGCTCCGTGAAGCGCAGAAGCTTGCCAAGGTGCTGGCTGTGGAAGGTTAAAAAATAGTTGCATGACCTGTTCGCTTAGTGGAGATTGACTCATTTTGCTACCTTGGTGGCTTTGTTTTGGATTGCTGTCATGTTGAGAGTGGTGTGTTGGCGTAGGTTTAGTAAAGCTCATTGTGGAATTGTCATGGTTCAAGCCCGTGTAAAGAATTGGGCCATATACCATAGATGGAGACGATTCAACGTCGCCCACGTAGCTTTACTATCCCTTCTAACGATTTTCTGCGCTCTCTGATTCTCCTACGAGAAGCCCAAGGATGGTCACCTGTACTGGATTGTGATGTGTTAGGACTTAGGCCACTGTATGATCAGAGAATAGATGGCTCAAATTTTAAACTGAGCTGCGTAAAAACTTCCGAGATTGTAACTGGAGTAGAGATGGATCCATGAAAGGTGTATAGGGAAACGGAAATTATGAACTGCGCTTGTAAGCCAATTCAGGCTTGGCTGCTTCCATGCCTGTACTTTCTGGACTTTTTTGGTCCTTTGGGCTGTGTTCTGATGGCGTGAATTTTGTTGGAAAATCTGTACTTGGTCGAAATTTGATCC
This window contains:
- the LOC120679131 gene encoding DNA mismatch repair protein MSH6-like, which codes for MASRRASNGRSPLVRKQSQITAFFSSSPTPSPSPSAPNKGAFKPSPSPLNPSAARRSTLAAASPPPPKQPPPPPPAAAAQDEKRPKRDKKDRDAAAPVAAAAAPAAEVVGRRLRVYWPLDDAWYEGRVDAYDAGSRKHRVKYDDGEEEQVDLGKERFEWAATGEESTPLPARKLRRLRRMSDTAVAKSPGLVEDGGGDSTEDWKRDTAADEDSEEVELDDEEEEVVAVRSRKGKTRHSLPMSGSTPSTLGSGLTSASESTISKRKKVDVGSLGCAKKFSFETFNTTGKVDPEVLLSCGRKEQTTGNANTALTGEAAERFGQRDVEKFKFLGEGRKDAKGRRSGSPGYDPRTLLLPSQFLKSLTGGQRQWWEFKSQHMDKVLFFKMGKFYELFEMDAHVGAKDLDLQYMKGEQPHCGFPEKNLSVNLEKLAKKGYRVLVVEQTETPEQLDLRRKAMGIKDKVVRREICAMVTKGTLTEGEHLLANPDPSYLLSVTESLQQSSNKSQYTCTIGVCIVDVLASKFIVGQFQDDPERQGLCSILSEMRPVEIIKPGKMLSPETEKALKNNTREPLINELLPSTEFWDAEKTINEIKKYYSSADKQNNVDNVPDSLDCLPNLLSELIGAGDKTYALSALGGSLFYLRQTLLDEKIVPYAEFEPLACSGIINNIRKHMILDSAALENLELLENIRTGGLSGTLYAQLNHCVTGFGKRLLKHWIARPLYDRRAILRRQSAIATFKGVDHDYAAQFRKDLCRLPDMERLLARLFSSCDGNKRSSSIVLYEDASKRLLQQFTAALRGCQQMFHACSSISTLICTEDSVDSQLNDLLSPGKGLPNVSYILDRFRDAFDWSEADCKGRIIPLQGCDPEYDATCSAIQEIGSSLKEYLKEQRKLLRCASISYVDVGKDMYLIEVPESLGGSVPGNYQLQSTKKGFYRYWTPELKELISELSKAEAEKESKLKGILQNLIQLFVEHHSEWRQLVSVVAELDVLISLAIASNYFEGPSCCPTIKESNGSDDTPTFHARNLGHPILRSDSLGKGSFVPNHVKIGGPGNCSFIVLTGPNMGGKSTLLRQVCLTIILAQIGADVPAENLELSLVDRIFVRMGARDHIMAGQSTFLLELMETASVLSSATKNSFVALDELGRGTSTSDGQAIAASVLEYLVHQVQCLGLFSTHYHRLAVEHKDTKVSLCHMACEVCKGEGGLEEVTFLYRLTAGACPKSYGVNVARLAGIPVSVLLRANEKSSEFEANYGTRCCVTKDKNASSQHEDKFSAIRDVLRIVKVWPHPDDQAASISMLREAQKLAKVLAVEG